The nucleotide sequence CGCAACCAGGCGGACTGAGTTTGGCGCCAGCACAGGGCGCCGTGCGCCATATCCTCTGCATGAAGTGGGGCACCAAGTACGGCCCCGAGTACGTCAATCGCCTCTACGCCATGGTGCGCCGCCACCTGAGCGGCGATTTCCGCTTCGTCTGCCTGACCGACGACGGCCAGGGCGTGCGGCCCGAAGTCACCTGCCTGCCGATCCCGCCGCTGAACCTGCACCTGGCGCCGGGCCAGCGCGACGGCGCCTGGAAGAAGCTGACGACCTTCGAGGCCGACCTGCACGGGCTGCGCGGAACCGCCCTCTTCCTCGATCTCGACGTGGTGATCGTCGGCAGCCTCGACGCCTTCTTCGAGCACCCCGGCGACTTCCTCATCATCCGCGACTACGACCGCTTCTGGCGGCGCGGCCGCATCACCGGCAATTCGTCGGTCTACCGCTTCGAGCTCGGCGCGCACGCCGACGTACTCGGCTACTTCCGCGACCATCTCGACGAGGTGCAGGCCCGTTACCGCAACGAGCAAACCTACCTGTCCGACGTGCTGCACAAGCAGGGCAAGCTGGCCTACTGGCCCGACGGCTGGTGCCCGAGCTTCAAGTACCACGGCATCCCGGCCTGGCCCTCCAACTACTGGAAGGCGCCGTTCGTGCCGCGGGACGCGCGGATCATGGTGTTTCACGGCGAGGTCAACCCGCCCGATGCGCTGGCAGGCCGGCGCAACCGGCGCTTTCGCTACATCCGCCCGGCGCACTGGGTCGCCGAGCACTGGACCGAGTAGGTCCTCCCGGACTTCAGCGCGGCCGCTGGCCGCCGCTCATGCGCCAGAGCAGCACGCTGGTACACAGCCACTGCACCAGGTACATCCCGCTGCCCACCGAGTGCCAGAGCTTGAGGTTGTCGCGCGCCACGATGCGCGGCGCCACGGCGTACTGCTGCAACAGCGCGAGCAGCATGGCGGCCAGCACCAGGAACAGGGCCGTCAGCACCGGCGGGGTCATGCCGTCGTCGGCCTTGGCGCGGAAATGGATCAGCAGGATCAGTCCGCACAGCAGCGCGATCCAGCTCTGGGCCTCGAACAGTTGCGCCGCGAAGTTGCCCGCCACCGAGGGATTGCCGAGCCGCGCGAACAGCATCGGCACGACGAGAAAGCCGATGGTCGTGAGGCTGCCCCACCAGAGGGCGGCCAGCATCAGCGCGACACGGTCTTTCATCGCAGCGCCGCTCAGAGGTAGCTGACCGCCACGATCTCGTAGCGCTTGAGGCCACCGGGCGTCTGCACCTCGACGCTGTCGCCCTCCTCCTTGCCAATGAGCGCGCGCGCGATCGGGCTCGACACGTTGATCAGGCCCTGCTTCAGGTCGGCCTCGTCCTCGCCCACGATCTGGTACTTGACCGGATCGCCGCTGTCCTCTTCCTCGAGCTCGACCGTGGAGGCGAACACCACCTTGCCGCCGGCATCGAGCTCGGTCGGGTCGATCACCTGCGCGGCCGAGAGCTTGCCCTCGATCTCGAGGATGCGGCCCTCGATGAAGCCCTGGCGGTCCTTGGCGACTTCGTACTCGGCGTTTTCGCTGATGTCGCCCTGGGCGCGTGCCTCGGCGATCGCATTGATGATCGCGGGCCGCTCCACCGTCTTGAGGCGGCGCAGTTCGTCGCGCAGCTTCTCCGCGCCGCGTTTGGTGATGGGAATGGTTGTCGCCATATATCGTTCTCCATAAAGCGAAACCGCCGAACGCTGCCGTTCGGCGGTCGATGGGGGAAGGCTCTCAAACGAGAGTTCGTCCGGTCAGCCGGCTCAGGATGGCGAGCGGGCTCGAAGCGGGATTGTATTGCTTCGCCGCGTCCAGGTGCAGGGTCTGCTCGAGCATGTACTGCCCGGCCATCACCGCGTGCGAGGTCTGGTCGGAGAAGCACACCCAGACCGAGCCGGGCGGGAACTCGGCGTTCTCCTGCGGCGAGGTCTTCTGGTAGTCGAGGTCCGACTTCATGCCGTCGTGCAGCTGCAGCATCAGGTGGTCGTACTCGCTGCGGAAGGACTTGGTCACGTGCAGCGCCTGCAGCAGCCTGGCCTGCCAGCGCGCATAGGGCTTGGCGCGCGGCAGGAAGCGGCGCGCGATGTCCTCGAAGGGCTCGCCCACGCGCCACACGCGCGGCGCGCCGTCGGGATTGACGTTGGTGAACACGCGCAGGATGCGCTCGCCGTAGTTGGGCCGCGAAGGGAAGGCATCGACGTGCAGCCGCCGGTCGTCGGCGCGCCACGACTGCACGCGCGTCTCGACCTGCGCCGGGCGGTAGCTGGTGGGCGCGAGCCGCAGCGCGGGCACGTAGTGCGGCAGCAGCCCGTGGATCAGCTGCTGCGCCTGCGCCCGAAAGCGCCCGACCATGCCGGCCGCGAGTTGCTGCACCGCCTCGTCGCCCACGGCGCCCTTGAGCCTGCCGTTGGCGTCGAGGCTGATGTTGCGCACGTCGGGCGACAGCAGCGCGGGCGTGAGCAGCGCGCGTTCCTGCGGCAGCAGCTCGAAGCCCAGCCGCGGGAAGTACAGCACCTTGCCGGCCTCGAGCGCGGCGATCCACGCCTCGTTGGGCGTGGCCGCGCTCCAGTCGTTCAGCGCCAGTTCGACGAGCTGCGTTTCCATCGCGAGGCTCAGGCCGCGGCCAGCTGCGCGTGCATCTCCTGCACCGAGATCACGTCGAGATCGTCCATGTAGCGCATGCCTTCGACCGCGGCTTCGGCGCCGAAGATCGTGGTGAAGGTGGTCACGCGCGCCAGCAGCGCCGAGGTGCGGATCTGGCGCGAGTCGGTGATCGCGTTGCGGCGCTCCTCGACCGTGTTGATGACCAGCGCGATCTCGTTGTTCTTGATCATGTCCACGATGTGCGGGCGGCCTTCGGTCACCTTGTTCACCGTCGCGCACTCGATGCCCGCGGCATTGATGGCCGCGGCCGTGCCCTTGGTCGCGATCAGCACGAAGCCCAGCTGCGCCAGGCCGCGAGCGACCTCGACCGCGCGCGTCTTGTCGTTGTTCTTCACCGAGATGAAGGCCTTGCCCGACTTCGGCAGGAGCGTGCCGGCGCCGAGCTGCGACTTCACGAAGGCCTCGCCGAAGGTCTTGCCCACGCCCATCACCTCGCCGGTCGACTTCATCTCGGGGCCGAGGATGGTGTCCACGCCCGGGAACTTGACGAACGGGAACACGGCCTCCTTCACGCTGAAGTACGGCGGCGTGACTTCCTTCGTCACGCCCTGCGACGCGAGCGACTGGCCCGCCATGCAGCGGGCCGCCACCTTGGCGAGCTGGATGCCGGTGGCCTTGCTGACGTAGGGCACGGTGCGCGAGGCGCGCGGATTGACTTCGAGCACGTAGATCGTGTCCTTGCCGTCCTTCTGCTGGATCGCGAACTGCACGTTCATCAGGCCGACCACGTTCAGCGCCTTGGCCATCGCGGCGCTCTGGCGCTTGAGCTCGGCCACGGTCTCGGCCGACAGGCTGTAGGGCGGCAGCGAGCAGGCGGAGTCGCCCGAGTGCACGCCGGCCTGCTCGATGTGCTCCATCACGCCGCCGATCAGGGTCTGGCCCTCGGCGTCGCGCAGGCAGTCGACGTCGCATTCGACGGCGTCGTTGAGGAAGCGGTCGAGCAGCACCGGCGAGTCGTTGCTGACCTTGACCGCCTCGCGCATGTAGCGCTCGAGGTCGCGCTGCTCGTGCACGATCTCCATCGCGCGCCCGCCGAGCACGTAGCTCGGGCGCACCACCAGCGGGTAGCCGAGTGCCGCTGCCTTCTCGAGGGCTTCGGCTTCGGTGCGCGCGGTGGCGTTCGGCGGCTGCAGCAGCTGCAGTTCATGCAGCAGCTTCTGGAAGCGCTCGCGGTCTTCGGCCGCGTCGATCATGTCGGGCGAGGTGCCGATGATCGGCACGCCGTTGGCCTCGAGGTCGAGCGCGAGCTTCAGTGGCGTCTGGCCGCCGTACTGCACGATCACGCCGACCGGCTTTTCCTTGTCGACGATCTCGAGCACGTCCTCGAGCGTCAGCGGCTCGAAGTACAGGCGGTCCGAGGTGTCGTAGTCGGTCGACACGGTCTCGGGATTGCAGTTGACCATGATGGTCTCGTAGCCGTCCTCGCGCATCGCGAGCGCGGCATGCACGCAGCAATAGTCGAACTCGATGCCCTGGCCGATGCGGTTGGGACCGCCGCCGAGCACCATGATCTTCTTCTTGTCCGACGGATCGGCCTCGCACTCGTCCTCGTAGGTCGAGTACATGTAGGCGGTGTCGGTCGAGAACTCGGCCGCGCAGGTGTCCACGCGCTTGTAGACCGGGCGCACGCCCAGGGCGCGGCGCTTCTCGCGGATGGCCGTGTCCGTGGTCTTCAGCTGCTTGGCGAGCCGGCGATCGGAGAAGCCCTTCTTCTTCAGCGCGAGCAGCGTGTCCTTGTCGATGTCGTCGAGCGACTTGGTCTCGAGCTCGAGCTCGATCTTCACGATCTCCTCGATCTGCACCAGGAACCACGGGTCGATCTTGGTCAGCGCGAACACCTCGTCCACGCTCAGGCCCTGCGCGAAAGCATCGCCCACGTACCAGATGCGCTCGGGGCCGGGCTCGCCGAGCTCCTTCTCGAGCACCTCGCGGTCCTGCGTCTTCTCGTTCATGCCGTCGACGCCGACCTCGAGACCGCGCAGCGCCTTCTGGAACGATTCCTGGAAGGTGCGGCCCATGGCCATCACCTCGCCCACCGACTTCATCTGCGTGGTGAGGCGCGAATCGGCCTGCGGGAACTTCTCGAACGCGAAGCGCGGGATCTTGGTGACCACGTAGTCGATCGAGGGCTCGAACGAGGCCGGCGTGGCGCCGCCGGTGATCTCGTTGCGCAGCTCGTCGAGCGTGTAGCCCACGGCCAGCTTGGCCGCGACCTTGGCGATCGGGAAGCCGGTGGCCTTCGAGGCCAGCGCCGACGAACGCGACACGCGCGGGTTCATCTCGATCACGACCATGCGGCCGTCCTTCGGATTGATCGAGAACTGCACGTTCGAGCCGCCGGTGTCGACGCCGATCTCGCGCAGCACGGCCAGCGAGGCGTTGCGCAGGATCTGGTATTCCTTGTCGGACAGCGTCTGCGCGGGCGC is from Variovorax paradoxus and encodes:
- a CDS encoding Kdo hydroxylase family protein; this translates as METQLVELALNDWSAATPNEAWIAALEAGKVLYFPRLGFELLPQERALLTPALLSPDVRNISLDANGRLKGAVGDEAVQQLAAGMVGRFRAQAQQLIHGLLPHYVPALRLAPTSYRPAQVETRVQSWRADDRRLHVDAFPSRPNYGERILRVFTNVNPDGAPRVWRVGEPFEDIARRFLPRAKPYARWQARLLQALHVTKSFRSEYDHLMLQLHDGMKSDLDYQKTSPQENAEFPPGSVWVCFSDQTSHAVMAGQYMLEQTLHLDAAKQYNPASSPLAILSRLTGRTLV
- the carB gene encoding carbamoyl-phosphate synthase large subunit; protein product: MPKRTDLKSILIIGAGPIIIGQACEFDYSGVQACKALREEGYKVILINSNPATIMTDPATADVTYIEPITWQTVEKIIAKERPDAILPTMGGQTALNCALDLWHHGVLDKYQGAATGKPVELIGATPEAIDKAEDRLKFKDAMTKIGLGSARSGIAHSMDEAWAVQKSVGFPTVIRPSFTLGGTGGGIAYNSEEFETICKRGLEASPTNELLIEESLLGWKEYEMEVVRDKADNCIIVCSIENLDPMGVHTGDSITVAPAQTLSDKEYQILRNASLAVLREIGVDTGGSNVQFSINPKDGRMVVIEMNPRVSRSSALASKATGFPIAKVAAKLAVGYTLDELRNEITGGATPASFEPSIDYVVTKIPRFAFEKFPQADSRLTTQMKSVGEVMAMGRTFQESFQKALRGLEVGVDGMNEKTQDREVLEKELGEPGPERIWYVGDAFAQGLSVDEVFALTKIDPWFLVQIEEIVKIELELETKSLDDIDKDTLLALKKKGFSDRRLAKQLKTTDTAIREKRRALGVRPVYKRVDTCAAEFSTDTAYMYSTYEDECEADPSDKKKIMVLGGGPNRIGQGIEFDYCCVHAALAMREDGYETIMVNCNPETVSTDYDTSDRLYFEPLTLEDVLEIVDKEKPVGVIVQYGGQTPLKLALDLEANGVPIIGTSPDMIDAAEDRERFQKLLHELQLLQPPNATARTEAEALEKAAALGYPLVVRPSYVLGGRAMEIVHEQRDLERYMREAVKVSNDSPVLLDRFLNDAVECDVDCLRDAEGQTLIGGVMEHIEQAGVHSGDSACSLPPYSLSAETVAELKRQSAAMAKALNVVGLMNVQFAIQQKDGKDTIYVLEVNPRASRTVPYVSKATGIQLAKVAARCMAGQSLASQGVTKEVTPPYFSVKEAVFPFVKFPGVDTILGPEMKSTGEVMGVGKTFGEAFVKSQLGAGTLLPKSGKAFISVKNNDKTRAVEVARGLAQLGFVLIATKGTAAAINAAGIECATVNKVTEGRPHIVDMIKNNEIALVINTVEERRNAITDSRQIRTSALLARVTTFTTIFGAEAAVEGMRYMDDLDVISVQEMHAQLAAA
- a CDS encoding DUF4149 domain-containing protein; protein product: MKDRVALMLAALWWGSLTTIGFLVVPMLFARLGNPSVAGNFAAQLFEAQSWIALLCGLILLIHFRAKADDGMTPPVLTALFLVLAAMLLALLQQYAVAPRIVARDNLKLWHSVGSGMYLVQWLCTSVLLWRMSGGQRPR
- the greA gene encoding transcription elongation factor GreA, coding for MATTIPITKRGAEKLRDELRRLKTVERPAIINAIAEARAQGDISENAEYEVAKDRQGFIEGRILEIEGKLSAAQVIDPTELDAGGKVVFASTVELEEEDSGDPVKYQIVGEDEADLKQGLINVSSPIARALIGKEEGDSVEVQTPGGLKRYEIVAVSYL
- a CDS encoding glycosyltransferase, with amino-acid sequence MAPAQGAVRHILCMKWGTKYGPEYVNRLYAMVRRHLSGDFRFVCLTDDGQGVRPEVTCLPIPPLNLHLAPGQRDGAWKKLTTFEADLHGLRGTALFLDLDVVIVGSLDAFFEHPGDFLIIRDYDRFWRRGRITGNSSVYRFELGAHADVLGYFRDHLDEVQARYRNEQTYLSDVLHKQGKLAYWPDGWCPSFKYHGIPAWPSNYWKAPFVPRDARIMVFHGEVNPPDALAGRRNRRFRYIRPAHWVAEHWTE